TTCGATCATTTTATCTGTATGAAATCTTTTGTTATCGGAAGAGACCTCGAAAACCCTATGATACTTTCCTTTTTTCCTTTCCTTTATCAGTAAGTGCGCTTGACAGTTTCATTAGTATATCTTTTCGGTTTAACTGTTTGAGCCACTTCACAATTTCATACGCCATAAATCGCTTTCCTTCTTTAATGATATCATTAACAGGTTTTGAGCGGTCGGGTATAAAAAGTAATAAATGAATATGATTCGGCATTATCACATAACCGATCAATTGATTACTATCCTTACGTAATCTTGCAAACCAGTCATATATGTAATCATAGAGTGCCGTTATTTCAAATAAAGGCAGCCATTGCAGACAGGTGAACGTGATAAAATAGACATGATGGCTTTGGGAATATGTAGTTCGTGTTGTCAATTTTTTTCCCTTAAAATAAGGATGGTACTGTGATTCTGCAGCGTACTCCCTATCTTTTTTCTGCAGCTTCCTCCGCTATTGCCCAAAGGCGCTCCGGAGTGAAGCTGCAGGGGGAAGAGTAGCACTTACAGCAGATGGCTATCAACTAACAA
This genomic window from Chitinophagales bacterium contains:
- a CDS encoding transposase, whose amino-acid sequence is MTTRTTYSQSHHVYFITFTCLQWLPLFEITALYDYIYDWFARLRKDSNQLIGYVIMPNHIHLLLFIPDRSKPVNDIIKEGKRFMAYEIVKWLKQLNRKDILMKLSSALTDKGKEKRKVS